A genomic segment from Capra hircus breed San Clemente chromosome 7, ASM170441v1, whole genome shotgun sequence encodes:
- the LOC102187401 gene encoding protocadherin alpha-7-like, with product MYSNLGDLGNRQLLLFFIILSIWKTASGQVRYSVLEEAKHGTFVGRIAQDLRLELQELVPRLFRVASKDLGDLLEVNLQNGILFVNSRIDREELCGRSAECSIHLEVILDQPLQVFHVEVEVKDINDNPPVFQGTQKNLFIAESRPLDFRFPLEGASDADIGENAQLTYRLSSSEYFSLEVPATDQQVKPLSLVLRKPLDREESPELHLVLTATDRGKPELTGTVQLHINVLDANDNAPVFDRTLYAVKLAENVPNGTLVIKLNASDLDEGLNADIIYSFSSDASPDINFKFYIDPVSGEITVAGHIDFEERKTYKIRVEATDRGYPPLAGHCTVLVEVLDTNDNPPVLTVTSLSLPISENAQPGTVITLINVSDRDSGANGQVTCSLTPHVPFKLVSTFKNYYSLVLDSALDRESVANYELVVTARDGGSPSLSATASVSVEVADVNDNAPAFPQPEYTVFVKENNPPGCHIFTVSARDADAQENALVSYSLVERRVGERALSSYVSVHAESGKVYALQPLDHEELELLQFQVSARDAGVPPLGSNVTLQVFVLDENDNAPALLPPGSGGGPSALSQVVARSVGAGHVVAKVRAVDADSGYNAWLSYELQPAAGGTSSPFRVGLYSGEISTTRALDEADTPRQRLLVLVKDHGEPALTATATVLLSLEDSGQAPKASSRALSGAAGSETALVDVNVYLIIAICAVSSLLVLTLLLYMALRCSAPPSEGACGPVKPRLVCSSEVESWSYLQERRQRVCSGEGPPKTDLMAFSPSLPPFPGAEAIGKQQDLNVDHCTETRSCKNK from the coding sequence ATGTACTCAAATCTAGGTGACTTGGGGAACCGGCAGCTATTGCTATTTTTTATAATTCTCTCGATCTGGAAGACAGCAAGTGGCCAGGTCCGCTACTCGGTCTTGGAAGAGGCCAAACACGGCACTTTCGTGGGCCGAATCGCCCAGGACCTAAGGCTGGAGCTGCAAGAGCTGGTGCCGCGCCTGTTCCGGGTGGCGTCCAAAGACCTCGGGGACCTTCTGGAGGTAAACCTGCAGAATGGCATTTTGTTTGTGAATTCTCGGATCGACCGGGAGGAGCTATGCGGGCGGAGCGCGGAGTGCAGCATCCATTTGGAGGTGATCCTGGATCAGCCGCTGCAGGTGTTCCACGTGGAGGTGGAGGTGAAGGACATTAACGACAATCCTCCTGTGTTCCAGGGGACACAAAAGAATCTGTTTATCGCGGAATCCAGGCCGCTTGACTTTCGGTTTCCACTAGAGGGCGCCTCAGACGCAGATATCGGGGAGAACGCTCAGTTGACTTACAGGCTGAGCTCCAGTGAATATTTCTCTCTGGAGGTACCAGCCACCGACCAACAGGTAAAACCTCTCAGTCTTGTATTACGCAAACCTTTAGATAGGGAAGAATCTCCGGAACTTCATTTAGTGCTCACGGCCACTGACAGAGGCAAACCTGAGCTGACTGGCACCGTTCAGTTACACATCAACGTGCTAGACGCCAATGACAACGCTCCAGTTTTTGATAGAACACTCTATGCTGTGAAATTAGCAGAAAACGTCCCTAATGGAACGTTGGTAATTAAACTTAATGCCTCAGATTTAGACGAAGGCTTGAATGCggatattatttattcattctctaGTGACGCTTCTCCTGATATAAATTTTAAGTTCTACATAGACCCTGTAAGTGGGGAAATTACAGTTGCAGGACACATcgattttgaagaaagaaaaacctacaaAATCCGAGTAGAGGCGACTGATAGAGGCTACCCACCCTTGGCTGGTCACTGTACAGTTCTTGTGGAAGTTTTGGACACTAATGACAATCCTCCAGTGTTGACTGTCACTTCCCTGTCCCTTCCTATCTCAGAGAATGCTCAGCCAGGCACAGTCATCACCTTGATTAACGTATCTGACCGAGATTCTGGAGCAAATGGACAGGTGACCTGTTCTCTGACGCCTCATGTCCCCTTCAAGCTAGTGTCCACCTTCAAGAATTACTATTCGCTGGTCCTGGACAGTGCCTTGGATCGTGAGAGCGTAGCGAACTATGAATTAGTGGTGACTGCGAGGGATGGGGGCTCGCCTTCGCTGTCGGCCACGGCCAGCGTGTCCGTGGAGGTGGCCGACGTGAACGACAATGCACCCGCGTTCCCGCAGCCCGAGTACACGGTGTTCGTGAAGGAGAACAACCCGCCTGGCTGCCACATCTTCACCGTGTCTGCGCGAGACGCGGACGCGCAGGAGAACGCGTTGGTGTCCTACTCGCTGGTGGAGAGGCGGGTAGGTGAGCGCGCGCTGTCGAGCTACGTGTCGGTGCACGCGGAGAGCGGCAAGGTGTACGCGCTGCAGCCGCTGGACCACGAGGAGCTGGAGCTGCTGCAGTTCCAGGTGAGCGCGCGCGACGCAGGCGTGCCGCCCCTGGGCAGCAACGTGACCCTGCAGGTGTTCGTGCTGGACGAGAACGACAACGCGCCTGCGCTGCTGCCGCCCGGGTCTGGCGGAGGACCCAGCGCGCTGAGCCAGGTGGTGGCGCGTTCGGTGGGCGCGGGCCACGTGGTGGCGAAGGTGCGCGCGGTGGACGCCGACTCGGGCTACAACGCGTGGCTGTCGTACGAGCTGCAGCCGGCCGCGGGTGGCACGAGCAGCCCGTTCCGGGTGGGACTGTACAGCGGCGAGATCAGCACGACGCGCGCCCTGGACGAGGCTGACACCCCGCGCCAGCGCCTGCTGGTGCTGGTGAAGGACCACGGCGAGCCGGCGCTGACAGCCACGGCCACCGTGCTGCTGTCGCTGGAGGACAGCGGCCAGGCGCCCAAGGCCTCTTCGCGGGCGTTGTCTGGTGCAGCTGGCTCAGAGACGGCGTTAGTGGATGTGAACGTGTACCTGATCATCGCCATCTGCGCGGTGTCCAGCCTGTTGGTGCTCACGTTGCTGCTGTACATGGCGCTGCGGTGCTCGGCGCCGCCCAGCGAGGGCGCTTGCGGGCCGGTGAAGCCCAGGCTGGTGTGCTCCAGCGAGGTGGAAAGCTGGTCTTACTTGCAGGAGAGGCGACAGAGGGTGTGCTCTGGAGAGGGGCCACCCAAGACCGACCTCATGGCCTTCAGCCCCAGCCTGCCTCCATTCCCAGGTGCTGAAGCCATAGGCAAACAGCAAGACCTAAATGTTGATCATTGCACGGAA